Proteins found in one Paenibacillus borealis genomic segment:
- a CDS encoding extracellular solute-binding protein, which yields MKKSKQAKMLVAVMLVLTTVFAGCSSNDNNSSSSPSNDASGSASGESGSKHLELDVSMMGIQDGFDAPGAENDVIFNDMEKKFNVTLKPVQLTWNDYMEKTKVWAASGQLPDIFPNVIAVDNKALYSSWATQGIIKPLPDDLSKYPTIERIMNLPSVTPLKVNDKYYMVPRMTYDDASDWVLDRSILYRKDWASEAGYTSDPNSFEEFVAMIKAVQKLHPGTVGIALQNKSYIDTQFLGSFPEMSNNQSWVKEDGKWIPSYTSKRVVEGLQQLRTLYNDGLLDKDFAIQKEGDGFTKFLNGQAFISYGGALNSAANTDTFKKANPGVNLTDAVGIMNIWPAADGNRYTYVVTPYWSEIYFNNMMSDEEFDRALQLVDFMASEEYSALYKNGILDVDYKIENGKAVSLLTADESLAQKYPITNTINTLAQWHGAFYKAGKTVVNANPDVAAWEAVDQATFKKFKAEDKPAPLNFDIMLMSTPAKNKLAITTLQDDEINTIIGKEDVSSMWTKAVKSYESKGLKEAIDEVNKRAEEMGL from the coding sequence ATGAAAAAGAGCAAACAAGCAAAGATGCTGGTGGCAGTCATGCTGGTCCTGACAACAGTATTTGCGGGCTGCAGCAGCAATGATAATAATTCGTCAAGTTCTCCATCCAACGATGCCTCTGGTAGCGCTTCCGGAGAGAGTGGCTCGAAACATCTGGAGCTGGATGTCTCCATGATGGGTATCCAGGACGGATTTGACGCTCCAGGTGCTGAAAATGATGTGATCTTCAATGATATGGAGAAAAAGTTCAATGTTACACTGAAGCCGGTGCAATTAACATGGAACGATTATATGGAAAAAACAAAGGTGTGGGCTGCTTCCGGTCAGCTTCCGGATATTTTTCCGAATGTAATCGCCGTGGATAACAAGGCTCTTTATTCCTCGTGGGCCACGCAGGGTATCATTAAGCCACTTCCAGATGATCTGAGTAAATACCCGACCATTGAACGGATCATGAACTTGCCTTCCGTGACGCCACTGAAGGTCAATGATAAGTATTACATGGTTCCAAGAATGACTTATGACGATGCCAGCGATTGGGTGTTGGACCGTTCCATTTTGTACCGCAAGGATTGGGCAAGTGAAGCCGGATATACCTCTGATCCGAACAGCTTTGAGGAATTTGTCGCCATGATCAAAGCAGTACAGAAGCTGCATCCCGGAACAGTGGGTATCGCGCTTCAGAATAAGAGCTATATTGATACGCAGTTCCTGGGCAGTTTCCCTGAAATGTCCAACAATCAGTCATGGGTTAAAGAAGATGGAAAGTGGATTCCTTCCTATACCTCAAAAAGAGTGGTTGAAGGTCTTCAGCAGCTCAGAACACTTTACAACGATGGTTTACTGGATAAAGATTTTGCCATTCAAAAGGAAGGGGATGGCTTTACGAAATTTCTTAACGGACAAGCCTTTATCTCTTATGGCGGAGCACTGAATTCAGCGGCCAATACAGATACCTTCAAAAAGGCGAATCCTGGTGTAAATCTGACTGACGCAGTTGGAATTATGAATATCTGGCCCGCGGCTGATGGAAACCGATACACCTATGTTGTAACGCCCTACTGGTCGGAAATTTACTTCAACAACATGATGAGCGATGAAGAGTTTGATCGAGCTTTGCAGTTGGTCGACTTCATGGCTTCGGAAGAATACTCTGCATTGTACAAGAATGGCATTCTGGATGTGGATTATAAAATAGAGAACGGAAAAGCGGTATCACTGCTTACCGCTGATGAATCTCTGGCACAAAAATACCCCATTACCAATACGATCAATACACTGGCACAGTGGCATGGTGCATTCTATAAAGCTGGTAAAACAGTGGTCAACGCCAATCCGGATGTAGCGGCTTGGGAAGCCGTGGATCAGGCAACATTCAAAAAGTTCAAAGCGGAAGACAAACCGGCACCGCTTAACTTCGATATTATGCTGATGTCCACACCGGCTAAGAACAAACTGGCGATCACAACCCTTCAGGACGATGAAATCAATACTATTATCGGCAAGGAAGACGTTTCGTCCATGTGGACAAAAGCTGTGAAAAGCTACGAATCCAAGGGTTTGAAAGAAGCCATTGATGAAGTTAACAAGAGAGCCGAGGAAATGGGTTTGTAA
- a CDS encoding ABC transporter permease, with translation MASHTQLEIPEKLTARRTGGKLRKEIVKHKYLYLLLAPLVIYYIVFSYVPMYGILLAFKEFDYSKGILGSPWNDFANFTAVFNNPDFWTATRNTVLISLGRLIIEFPIPIVLALLLNEISKGKLTRIFQTVFTFPHFISWVVLSGIIIGIFSDQGLYNQILVLFGADKSSVLTNGPGFTIVLFISNIWKEAGWSCILYLAAIAGINPEMYEAAAVDGANRFQQMRKITWPVLKSTAAVLFILAVGNVMNGGFDQIFNLYNSAVYQYADILDTFVYRSAFTDATGFGFSTTVGLLKSIINFALLFGANYIVTKVGKEEGL, from the coding sequence ATGGCAAGCCATACTCAGCTTGAAATTCCTGAAAAGTTAACGGCACGGCGAACCGGTGGGAAATTGCGAAAAGAGATTGTCAAACATAAATACTTGTATCTCCTTCTCGCACCGCTGGTGATTTATTACATTGTTTTCTCCTATGTTCCGATGTACGGCATATTACTGGCTTTCAAGGAATTTGACTATTCCAAAGGAATTCTGGGCAGTCCATGGAATGATTTTGCTAATTTTACCGCTGTCTTCAACAATCCCGATTTCTGGACGGCTACCCGCAATACGGTTCTGATCAGTCTGGGACGGCTTATCATTGAATTTCCAATCCCAATAGTGCTTGCCCTGCTGCTTAATGAGATTTCGAAAGGGAAGCTCACCCGGATATTTCAAACTGTATTTACGTTCCCTCACTTTATCAGCTGGGTTGTATTAAGTGGAATAATCATAGGGATTTTTAGTGACCAGGGACTTTACAATCAGATTCTTGTGCTTTTCGGAGCGGACAAGTCATCCGTGCTGACTAACGGGCCGGGTTTCACCATAGTGTTATTTATCTCTAACATTTGGAAAGAGGCCGGGTGGTCATGCATTCTTTATCTGGCAGCGATCGCGGGAATTAATCCCGAGATGTACGAAGCAGCCGCAGTGGACGGGGCTAACCGTTTTCAGCAGATGAGAAAGATCACATGGCCTGTACTTAAATCCACTGCGGCAGTATTATTCATTTTGGCCGTGGGAAATGTAATGAATGGTGGTTTTGACCAGATTTTCAACCTGTATAACTCAGCAGTATATCAATATGCCGATATTCTAGATACGTTCGTCTACCGCAGCGCGTTTACGGATGCAACTGGCTTTGGTTTCTCAACTACCGTCGGATTATTGAAGTCCATAATCAATTTCGCCTTACTGTTTGGTGCCAACTATATCGTGACCAAAGTCGGCAAAGAGGAGGGGTTGTAA
- a CDS encoding glycosyl hydrolase: MNKPLYRDPIYDGATDPVVIYNRNAGEWWLVYTSRRATAEGPGFTWVHGSDLGVASSKDGGKSWVYRGIINGLDIEWGRNTFWAPEIIWHEGLYHMYVSYIQGVPEVWEGHKRSLLHYTSRDMLSWSYQSHIQLSSDRVIDACIYPLPDGRFRMWYKDEANGSVTYAADSADLYSWEVTGPVLTHQGHEGPNVFCFKGYYWLIIDEWRGQGVYRSVDLEQWERNGQILDQPGRGIDDGGIGFHADVVVQNDEAYIFYFTHPGRTGDWNTVSAYGNRRSSIQVARLNVIEGILVCDRNEQFEIELRPED; this comes from the coding sequence ATGAACAAACCGCTATATCGTGACCCTATCTATGACGGCGCTACTGATCCCGTGGTGATCTATAATCGAAACGCCGGGGAATGGTGGCTGGTATATACCAGCCGCAGGGCAACGGCCGAAGGTCCAGGCTTCACCTGGGTCCATGGAAGTGATCTGGGAGTTGCATCTTCTAAAGACGGCGGGAAAAGCTGGGTATACCGGGGTATTATAAACGGCTTGGACATTGAATGGGGCCGGAATACGTTCTGGGCTCCGGAGATTATATGGCATGAGGGACTTTATCATATGTATGTCAGCTATATTCAGGGCGTACCGGAGGTCTGGGAGGGACACAAGCGAAGCCTGCTCCACTATACCAGTAGGGATATGCTCTCCTGGAGCTATCAATCCCACATTCAACTTAGTTCAGACAGGGTAATCGATGCATGTATCTATCCTCTGCCGGATGGTCGCTTCCGTATGTGGTATAAAGATGAGGCAAACGGCTCGGTTACTTATGCCGCCGACAGTGCGGATCTTTATTCGTGGGAAGTGACAGGTCCCGTGCTGACCCATCAAGGACATGAGGGTCCCAATGTATTTTGCTTCAAAGGCTATTATTGGCTGATTATTGATGAATGGCGCGGACAGGGGGTATACCGCTCCGTTGATCTAGAACAATGGGAGCGGAATGGACAGATTTTGGATCAGCCCGGCAGAGGCATTGATGACGGTGGAATTGGCTTTCATGCCGATGTGGTAGTTCAGAATGATGAAGCTTATATTTTCTATTTTACCCACCCGGGCCGGACGGGAGATTGGAATACGGTCTCAGCCTACGGTAACCGCCGTTCTTCCATTCAGGTAGCACGGCTTAATGTAATCGAAGGAATCCTGGTTTGTGACCGTAACGAGCAGTTTGAGATTGAGCTTCGTCCAGAAGATTAA
- a CDS encoding carbohydrate ABC transporter permease — translation MITKKFNLPNALITLFLGIMALVALFPFYQTLMLSFSTVSDSSSSKLFLFPKDFDLSAYRFLFIDGKVTRGLGITLFVTAAGTILSIVVSTAGAYVLSKKTLPGRNIIFNGIIFTMFFSGGLIPYFLTLQKLNLQNNLLVMVIPPAVNTFYLIMMKNFFNTVSPSLEESAKIDGANDITILWRIVVPVSMPIIATMTLFYAVDRWNEWWLPTLFINDTKLYPLQLVLRNAITNISQIINSSAGAQLAQGTQNIYGDSVKSAMIIISAVPIILVYPFVQKYFAKGIMIGSIKG, via the coding sequence GTGATAACCAAGAAGTTCAATCTACCCAATGCTCTAATAACACTATTTCTTGGAATAATGGCCTTGGTCGCGCTGTTTCCGTTCTATCAAACGCTGATGCTATCGTTCTCCACGGTATCGGACTCTAGTTCGAGTAAATTGTTCTTGTTTCCCAAGGATTTCGATTTATCTGCATACCGGTTTCTGTTCATTGACGGGAAGGTTACACGCGGGTTGGGGATTACGCTCTTCGTAACCGCAGCGGGTACCATCCTCAGTATAGTGGTTAGCACAGCTGGCGCATATGTGTTATCCAAGAAAACGCTACCCGGAAGAAATATTATTTTCAACGGGATTATCTTTACCATGTTTTTCTCTGGGGGACTCATTCCTTACTTTTTGACGCTGCAAAAGCTGAATCTGCAAAACAATCTGCTGGTGATGGTTATACCCCCTGCGGTTAACACCTTCTACCTGATTATGATGAAAAACTTTTTCAATACGGTTTCTCCTTCCCTTGAGGAATCGGCCAAGATCGATGGAGCTAACGATATTACCATCTTATGGAGAATAGTAGTTCCCGTATCTATGCCTATTATTGCGACCATGACATTGTTCTACGCGGTGGACCGCTGGAATGAATGGTGGCTGCCCACGCTTTTCATTAACGATACCAAACTGTATCCGCTGCAACTGGTGCTGCGTAACGCCATAACCAACATCAGTCAGATTATTAACAGCTCAGCAGGAGCTCAGCTGGCTCAAGGGACACAAAATATTTATGGCGATTCTGTTAAGTCGGCCATGATCATTATTTCAGCGGTACCGATTATCCTGGTCTATCCTTTTGTTCAGAAGTATTTTGCCAAGGGGATTATGATAGGCTCGATTAAGGGATAA
- a CDS encoding OmpL47-type beta-barrel domain-containing protein produces the protein MKRIFASFLSFIIICGFIPAMSLTARAEVSRSGNDLTVVTTPFELQGDTAADNMKVEWNPVSGATKYKLYRSDADNGNYVELASSASTTYDDYDLNTSMTYYYKVSAIGASGVIATSEPAAAQAVIEPAAGLMTYDNTKVSFLKLKSKLLFDGIYYQYAFQSDSSGFTQIVEQTSSDGLNYSGNRVILSKTDNPELNANKFEAVSIVKHGSKVVMWAHYENNADYTLARVASISGTPGGSFTYHGSFQPQGNQSRDLNFFEDDDGSGYLVSASDNNANLKVYKLNEDWTNILPADVYPAVTLLANQQREAPAMIKKDGWYYLFTSQTAGWYPSQGGYISAQSIPELADAPLQPIGNTVTFGAQSGGIVQIGDHYVMMANRWSGGWATPDPALGGAWSSQRMLPITLQDGYAAYDYYSSIKYNADAGVVIPVQSGKILSLNKPTTLSASDSPGAAGYTADQANDGISYAENNFFQPGANTGTFTWTVDLGKESAISQIDVTFRLTKGSETYSQYILSGSKDGNSFTTIKDQSSNRIVGFNENIISDPNTYRYVRIQVTGVKRASNNSDLNADWTRGFNELTVYGTPPAGSYTSVPVGAAWYDNEGKSIQAHGGGFVQQGGWYYWVGEDKSLNSHNTNGINLYKSKDLLNWELVSTILSNTTNPGYTSDSTPGLISSQTGQFNMERPKLIYDQASGKFVLYAHWENGTDYGNSHILIASASSVDGHYTVLHNFRPGAGHVGDPAETDASYTGSDGLWGYGSRDFTVYQDPGTGEAYLISTQDWQNMRVYKLTENSTNVDWEHSYQLFGGGKREAPAMIKSGGVYYIITSSQSGWYPNQAMYSYTTDISNPDGWSALQPLGNNTTFYSQPTNIMEVKAADGSIKYVYMGDRWNPDVLGASSYVWLPLNIDNSTHTMTMNYTPGWSLNPDNGVFNYPDVTNVSQGKPVDGEDNVVAGKLLKYINDGSYAEADTWSADTLYYQQKKVPYSVTFDLQDVYDLSRVDLSFKHHNGSEAYYAYTVQGSNDNKNWIVLADETQNKTAGFKSDMLKGKYRYVMLNITAVKNAHNNNSTADWSNGLLEAQVYANNLSKPLAALPAASEEGGTYTSEQAVTLSSTTSGAKIYYTTNGAEPTDRSPLYAGPVSLTWGHTVLKAVAYADGMESSGVLSKDFNIIDPNVIVSVTSPTEFAVTADEGAAGLPATLGAVNALGNAVTSPVSWNTAGLTFSPYTSMRVTGIMAGGYQVNATVDVINANLTYFISGGSIGVSSFFTAAKTRLDGQLVNSVSDQAYDGQWGYTGKVDTDIGYHTSTNGIYESGWYAYGDKSIDYTLHLDPGSYTLISGYKEWWGATRGMSFSAKNSAGTVLASKNFSINKNTAADQEEIGFTLEKADNVQISVSKVSGSDPVLAWLAVEKKMPVTTAVISPSSPDGNLNWYVNPVLLTLDAAETGGTVTGTVYSVDNATTWSTYSGPVTFHQDGQYSVSYYSTDSLGVEEYPKNITFQLDQTGPITTATPNSANPIESGKYSAPVTVTLAGTDNLSGMAKTVYSIDGQTWQTYSEPIELNQSGQYIVEYYSVDNAGNTEAAQSLPITINLELPTHSGNTDLAAIHLQMAAITPAFDKDIIDYTAVVPGSMASITVSASVYDLDSTLSIDGIAVASGEELSLSLDYGENSIPIQVTAKDMLTTKTYTVTILRELSIPATAQEIAAGITAVAAPARDAASLTLPAVPDGFSIAIRSTDKPDVITTDGVIIPPGTDTEVHLVFVVTRISDHSEADTASLTVTVPGRTPAVTGGNTKNTTGAVPGSAPNPTSTTEPARDPAKLIVKAELDNATNVAVAVVSEADITEAFAFARDNDEGTKVIQIELPGVKGATAYELQLPAASLTSRDHTKVIQIKTVLGTMALPAHMFSAGELGNAKTVSVQIAEGDTSTIRQAPVISQIGTRPVIEVTMKADNKTITFNNADIPVNVSIPYEPAINEAKEADHLVILYMDDNGAAASVPSGKYDPEMGAMVFTTTHFSTFAVAQVYKTFADISGIGWANTQIEALASKGIINGTSETAYSPQEKITRADFISLLVSTLSLTAKFDTNFTDVKSTDYYYNAIGIAKVLGVTDGTGDNRFDPSAKISRQDMMTLTARAMLIANKLKAMDGTVRDLGSYSDLSKVSSYAVESAATLVKNGIVSGSGNNIAPLDYATRAETAVILYNVYKK, from the coding sequence ATGAAACGTATTTTTGCAAGTTTCCTTAGTTTTATTATTATCTGCGGATTCATTCCCGCCATGTCGCTCACCGCGAGGGCTGAAGTGTCCAGATCAGGAAATGATTTGACTGTAGTGACAACGCCCTTTGAACTTCAGGGGGATACAGCAGCGGATAATATGAAGGTTGAATGGAACCCTGTCAGCGGGGCAACGAAATATAAACTATACCGGTCTGATGCGGACAATGGCAATTATGTGGAGCTGGCATCTTCCGCTTCCACCACATACGATGACTATGATTTGAACACAAGCATGACCTACTACTATAAGGTTTCAGCAATCGGAGCATCTGGAGTCATTGCTACTTCAGAGCCTGCTGCCGCACAAGCTGTCATCGAACCGGCTGCCGGTCTTATGACATATGACAATACCAAGGTATCGTTCTTGAAGCTGAAATCCAAGCTGCTGTTCGACGGCATTTATTATCAGTATGCATTTCAGAGTGACAGTTCCGGCTTCACACAAATTGTAGAGCAAACTTCCAGTGACGGTCTGAATTATAGCGGCAATCGGGTCATTTTGTCGAAAACCGACAATCCGGAGCTAAACGCGAATAAATTTGAAGCCGTCAGCATTGTAAAACATGGCTCCAAGGTGGTCATGTGGGCGCATTATGAGAATAATGCGGATTACACCCTTGCAAGGGTTGCCAGTATTTCCGGAACCCCTGGAGGCAGCTTTACTTACCACGGCAGCTTCCAGCCGCAAGGGAATCAATCACGGGATCTAAACTTTTTTGAAGATGATGATGGCAGCGGGTATCTCGTCTCCGCGTCCGATAATAATGCGAATCTGAAAGTGTATAAACTGAATGAAGACTGGACAAATATCCTGCCTGCGGACGTTTATCCCGCTGTCACACTGCTTGCCAATCAGCAGCGTGAAGCGCCTGCGATGATCAAAAAGGATGGCTGGTATTATCTGTTTACCTCGCAAACCGCAGGCTGGTATCCCAGTCAAGGCGGGTATATCTCAGCACAGTCTATTCCGGAGCTTGCGGACGCGCCGCTCCAGCCGATCGGTAATACTGTAACATTCGGCGCCCAATCCGGCGGAATCGTGCAAATCGGCGACCATTATGTGATGATGGCGAACCGCTGGAGCGGCGGCTGGGCTACCCCGGATCCTGCGCTCGGCGGAGCATGGTCCTCGCAGCGCATGCTGCCGATCACTTTACAGGATGGTTATGCTGCGTATGATTATTACTCCAGCATTAAATATAATGCCGATGCCGGTGTTGTCATTCCGGTGCAGAGCGGGAAGATTCTCTCTTTAAACAAACCGACAACATTGTCGGCAAGCGATTCTCCTGGGGCAGCCGGCTACACTGCCGACCAAGCCAATGACGGGATCAGCTATGCAGAGAACAATTTCTTTCAACCCGGTGCGAACACAGGAACCTTTACCTGGACAGTCGATCTTGGGAAGGAATCCGCCATCAGCCAGATTGATGTCACCTTTAGGCTCACCAAGGGTTCGGAAACCTACAGCCAATATATATTGAGCGGCAGCAAGGATGGAAACAGCTTTACTACGATCAAGGATCAGAGCAGCAATAGAATTGTCGGCTTTAATGAGAATATCATTTCCGATCCGAACACATACCGTTATGTCCGGATTCAGGTCACCGGTGTGAAAAGGGCAAGCAATAACAGCGATTTGAACGCTGACTGGACACGCGGCTTCAATGAGCTGACCGTATATGGCACACCACCTGCAGGCAGCTATACCAGTGTTCCGGTTGGAGCGGCATGGTACGACAACGAAGGGAAGTCAATTCAAGCCCACGGCGGCGGCTTTGTACAGCAGGGCGGCTGGTATTATTGGGTCGGTGAAGACAAATCCCTGAATTCTCACAATACCAATGGCATTAACCTGTACAAATCGAAAGATCTGCTCAACTGGGAACTCGTGTCCACCATCCTGTCTAATACTACTAATCCCGGCTATACTTCGGATTCAACTCCCGGGCTCATCAGTTCCCAAACCGGGCAATTCAATATGGAGCGTCCAAAGCTGATATACGATCAGGCCAGCGGGAAGTTCGTGCTGTATGCCCACTGGGAGAATGGAACTGACTATGGGAACTCCCATATCCTGATTGCTTCGGCAAGCTCGGTGGACGGTCATTATACCGTGCTTCATAATTTCCGCCCGGGGGCGGGACATGTTGGCGACCCTGCTGAAACAGATGCATCCTATACCGGTTCGGACGGTCTGTGGGGTTATGGGTCCCGCGACTTCACTGTCTATCAGGATCCCGGCACCGGAGAAGCTTATCTGATCAGTACGCAGGATTGGCAGAATATGCGTGTATACAAGCTTACGGAGAATAGCACAAATGTCGACTGGGAGCATTCCTATCAGCTGTTTGGCGGCGGCAAGAGAGAAGCTCCGGCGATGATCAAATCCGGCGGAGTATATTATATTATTACCTCCAGCCAATCTGGCTGGTATCCGAACCAGGCTATGTATTCCTATACTACCGACATTAGCAATCCGGATGGCTGGTCTGCTCTTCAGCCGTTAGGCAACAACACTACCTTCTATAGCCAACCTACGAATATTATGGAGGTTAAGGCTGCGGATGGCAGCATCAAATATGTGTATATGGGCGACCGCTGGAATCCCGATGTTCTTGGCGCTTCCTCCTATGTATGGCTGCCGCTCAACATCGACAACAGTACACACACGATGACCATGAATTATACGCCCGGATGGTCGCTGAATCCGGACAACGGAGTATTTAATTATCCGGATGTGACCAATGTGTCGCAAGGCAAACCTGTGGACGGTGAGGATAATGTTGTAGCAGGGAAGCTGCTGAAATATATTAATGACGGTTCGTACGCTGAAGCTGATACATGGTCAGCAGATACGCTTTATTATCAGCAAAAGAAGGTTCCTTACTCAGTGACGTTTGATTTGCAGGATGTCTATGATCTGTCGCGTGTGGACCTCAGCTTCAAGCACCACAATGGTTCCGAAGCTTATTATGCCTATACGGTTCAAGGCAGCAATGACAACAAAAACTGGATTGTCCTGGCCGATGAGACCCAGAATAAAACAGCGGGCTTCAAGAGCGACATGCTGAAGGGCAAATATAGATATGTGATGCTGAACATCACTGCAGTCAAGAATGCCCATAACAATAATTCTACCGCGGACTGGTCGAATGGATTGCTTGAGGCGCAGGTGTATGCGAATAATCTCTCCAAACCGCTGGCCGCCTTACCGGCAGCAAGCGAAGAGGGCGGAACCTACACATCTGAACAGGCGGTTACGCTCTCAAGTACAACAAGCGGTGCCAAGATTTATTACACAACGAACGGCGCCGAGCCTACGGACCGGAGCCCGCTTTATGCCGGTCCGGTCAGCTTAACTTGGGGTCATACGGTTCTCAAGGCAGTAGCCTATGCGGACGGCATGGAGTCAAGCGGTGTGCTGAGCAAAGACTTCAATATTATTGACCCTAATGTCATTGTGTCAGTGACCAGTCCAACGGAATTTGCCGTCACGGCTGATGAGGGGGCGGCAGGTCTTCCAGCTACCCTGGGAGCGGTGAATGCACTTGGCAATGCAGTTACTTCCCCGGTATCCTGGAATACGGCTGGCCTTACCTTCAGTCCTTATACTTCGATGAGAGTCACGGGGATTATGGCCGGCGGATACCAGGTGAATGCCACGGTTGATGTGATAAATGCCAACCTGACCTATTTTATCAGCGGCGGTTCTATAGGAGTGTCCTCCTTCTTCACGGCTGCCAAGACCAGACTGGACGGACAACTGGTAAATTCGGTGTCCGATCAGGCATACGACGGGCAATGGGGCTATACGGGTAAAGTTGACACTGACATCGGATATCACACCAGTACAAACGGCATTTATGAGAGCGGCTGGTACGCCTACGGAGACAAGAGCATTGATTATACCCTGCATCTGGATCCCGGATCTTATACCTTGATCTCAGGCTACAAGGAATGGTGGGGCGCCACCCGTGGCATGAGCTTCTCGGCCAAGAATTCGGCGGGCACCGTGCTTGCTTCCAAGAATTTCTCAATCAACAAAAATACTGCAGCCGATCAGGAGGAGATCGGATTCACCCTTGAAAAGGCTGACAATGTGCAGATCAGCGTAAGCAAAGTCAGTGGTAGTGACCCTGTGCTGGCATGGCTGGCGGTTGAAAAGAAAATGCCGGTCACAACTGCTGTAATCTCGCCGTCTTCACCCGACGGGAATCTGAACTGGTATGTCAATCCGGTATTGTTGACCCTTGACGCTGCTGAAACGGGGGGAACCGTAACAGGAACAGTATACAGCGTTGATAATGCTACCACCTGGAGCACATATTCCGGTCCGGTTACTTTCCATCAGGATGGGCAGTATTCCGTGTCTTATTATTCAACCGATTCGCTGGGGGTAGAGGAATATCCGAAGAACATTACCTTCCAGCTGGATCAAACGGGGCCAATTACCACGGCCACTCCGAATTCCGCGAATCCGATTGAATCCGGCAAGTATAGCGCGCCGGTTACGGTTACACTGGCGGGGACAGATAACCTGTCAGGGATGGCAAAGACGGTATACAGTATAGATGGCCAGACATGGCAGACCTATTCTGAGCCTATTGAATTGAACCAGAGCGGACAGTACATTGTGGAATACTACTCTGTTGACAATGCAGGGAATACGGAAGCGGCGCAATCACTGCCTATTACTATCAATCTGGAATTGCCAACCCATTCCGGCAATACGGATTTGGCTGCCATTCACTTACAGATGGCTGCAATAACTCCGGCTTTCGACAAGGATATTATAGACTATACGGCTGTGGTGCCTGGCAGCATGGCTTCAATCACTGTAAGTGCCAGCGTGTATGACCTGGATTCAACCCTATCCATAGACGGAATAGCTGTTGCCAGCGGGGAAGAGCTATCGCTCAGTCTGGACTATGGTGAGAACAGCATTCCAATCCAGGTAACTGCCAAGGATATGCTGACGACCAAGACATACACCGTAACAATCTTACGTGAATTGAGTATTCCAGCTACGGCACAGGAAATAGCAGCAGGGATTACAGCTGTTGCAGCGCCTGCCAGGGATGCGGCCAGCTTGACGCTGCCGGCGGTGCCGGACGGATTCAGCATAGCCATTAGATCAACGGATAAGCCGGACGTGATTACAACAGATGGAGTCATAATACCGCCTGGCACAGATACAGAAGTGCACCTTGTGTTTGTTGTGACCAGGATCTCAGACCATTCAGAAGCGGATACGGCAAGCCTCACTGTAACGGTACCGGGAAGGACACCGGCAGTAACAGGCGGCAATACTAAGAACACAACTGGAGCTGTGCCGGGATCTGCACCTAACCCTACATCAACGACAGAACCAGCCCGCGATCCGGCGAAGCTAATAGTTAAGGCGGAGCTTGATAACGCAACAAACGTTGCTGTTGCAGTTGTTTCAGAGGCAGACATTACAGAGGCATTTGCATTCGCCCGGGACAATGATGAGGGTACAAAAGTGATCCAAATTGAATTGCCCGGAGTTAAGGGCGCGACAGCATATGAACTGCAGTTGCCTGCTGCAAGTCTGACTTCCAGAGATCATACAAAAGTAATACAGATTAAGACGGTTCTTGGAACAATGGCGCTTCCTGCCCACATGTTCTCAGCGGGGGAACTGGGCAATGCCAAGACGGTATCCGTTCAAATTGCAGAAGGGGATACTTCAACAATCCGCCAGGCACCGGTTATCTCTCAGATTGGAACCAGACCTGTAATTGAGGTGACCATGAAGGCGGATAACAAGACCATCACCTTCAACAACGCCGATATTCCGGTTAACGTTTCAATTCCATACGAACCGGCAATCAATGAAGCGAAAGAGGCTGACCATCTTGTAATCCTGTATATGGATGACAATGGTGCCGCAGCATCGGTTCCAAGCGGAAAATATGATCCTGAAATGGGAGCCATGGTATTTACCACTACTCACTTCAGTACATTTGCGGTTGCCCAGGTCTACAAGACTTTCGCTGATATCTCTGGTATTGGCTGGGCGAATACCCAGATTGAAGCACTGGCTTCCAAAGGAATCATCAATGGAACTTCGGAAACTGCCTATTCTCCCCAAGAGAAGATTACAAGAGCAGATTTCATCAGTCTTCTTGTATCAACACTCAGTTTAACGGCCAAATTTGATACGAATTTTACTGATGTTAAATCAACCGATTACTATTATAATGCTATTGGCATAGCCAAAGTGCTGGGAGTGACTGACGGAACCGGCGATAACCGGTTTGATCCATCTGCTAAGATCAGCAGACAGGATATGATGACCTTAACGGCAAGAGCCATGCTTATAGCCAACAAGCTGAAAGCGATGGATGGAACTGTACGCGATCTTGGCAGCTACTCAGACCTTTCCAAGGTAAGCTCTTATGCAGTAGAGAGCGCAGCAACTCTTGTGAAGAACGGTATTGTCTCAGGCAGCGGCAATAATATTGCACCGCTTGACTATGCAACAAGGGCAGAAACTGCTGTAATTCTCTATAACGTATACAAAAAATAA